In the Scomber japonicus isolate fScoJap1 chromosome 18, fScoJap1.pri, whole genome shotgun sequence genome, one interval contains:
- the LOC128379382 gene encoding major vault protein-like, which translates to MAPVIQIPPHHYIHVLDQNTNITRLETGPLNYIHQNRERVLFSPKRMITVPPHHYCVVANPVARDDKGQVLFDKSGQAKLRYGDQETRLTQDPFPLYPGEEIQQDVTLLLTVAAGTGLRLKALLDFEDDGGQKRAAGDEWLFKGPGTYIPRKEVKVVETMKDPEEVKRILKVAGAVTGIAVGAGTMDSSHTPGGQT; encoded by the exons ATGGCGCCGGTCATCCAGATCCCACCTCACCACTACATCCACGTGCTGGACCAGAACACCAACATCACCCGCCTGGAGACCGGACCGCTCAACTACATCCACCAGAACAGGGAAAG AGTGCTCTTCTCTCCGAAGCGTATGATCACGGTGCCGCCACATCACTACTGCGTGGTCGCCAACCCTGTGGCCCGGGATGATAAAGGTCAGGTCCTATTCGACAAATCCGGTCAAGCCAAACTCCGCTACGGGGACCAGGAGACCCGTCTGACCCAGGATCCGTTCCCGCTGTACCCCGGAGAGGAGATCCAGCAG gatgTGACCCTCCTGCTGACGGTGGCAGCGGGCACAGGGCTGCGTCTGAAGGCTCTGCTCGACTTCGAGGACGATGGAGGACAGAAGAGAGCAGCTGGAGACGAGTGGCTGTTCAAAGGGCCGG GAACCTACATCCCGAGGAAGGAGGTGAAGGTTGTGGAGACCATGAAGGATCCCGAGGAAGTAAAACGTATCCTTAAAGtcgcag GGGCGGTTACCGGCATCGCAGTAGGTGCAGGTACGATGGATTCTTCACATACTCcagggggtcaaacatga